In Brevibacillus brevis, a genomic segment contains:
- a CDS encoding response regulator → MQKVEVLIVEDDLRIIDINRRFVSKIEGFEVIATATNGAEAKELLSLTHPDLVLLDVYLPDMLGTELVWYIRQHYRNVDIIMITAAKEMEMVQEALRGGVFDYIVKPLVFERFRERLDAYREHLWRTKEAGEVDQDVIDKIMTRSLAHSKLRERETAMPKGIDHLTLEKVLEAIQRTGEKGVSAEEIGKEIGTSRTTARRYLEYLVREKKARAELLYGTVGRPERKYRFLN, encoded by the coding sequence ATGCAGAAGGTTGAAGTGCTTATCGTGGAGGACGATTTGCGAATCATCGATATCAACAGGAGATTTGTCAGCAAAATCGAGGGATTCGAGGTCATCGCGACAGCGACCAATGGAGCGGAGGCAAAGGAGCTGCTCTCTTTGACGCACCCCGATCTGGTCCTGCTCGATGTGTACTTGCCGGACATGCTCGGCACCGAGCTCGTCTGGTACATTCGGCAGCACTACCGGAACGTGGACATTATCATGATCACGGCGGCGAAAGAGATGGAGATGGTGCAGGAAGCATTGCGAGGCGGAGTGTTCGACTACATCGTCAAGCCGCTCGTATTCGAGAGGTTCCGCGAACGCCTGGACGCTTACCGCGAGCACCTGTGGAGGACAAAGGAGGCGGGGGAGGTCGATCAGGACGTCATCGACAAGATCATGACCCGCAGCCTCGCGCACAGCAAGCTTCGAGAACGGGAAACAGCCATGCCCAAAGGGATCGATCACTTGACGCTGGAAAAAGTGCTCGAGGCGATCCAGCGAACTGGAGAAAAGGGCGTTTCCGCGGAAGAAATCGGAAAGGAAATCGGGACGAGCAGAACGACGGCACGACGCTATCTGGAGTACCTCGTCCGCGAGAAAAAAGCGCGCGCGGAATTGCTCTACGGTACTGTCGGGCGGCCGGAGAGGAAATACCGCTTCCTGAACTGA